A genomic region of Staphylococcus roterodami contains the following coding sequences:
- a CDS encoding TcpD family membrane protein encodes MEHLFNLMLVLGDAPTINPLGQWVNKEVGTAIGIIVLVIGCVKWATGKYGHMLALFVIGGLMFLISKGPETVFNSVSGLWKLIFGS; translated from the coding sequence ATGGAACATTTATTTAATTTAATGCTGGTACTAGGTGATGCACCTACTATTAATCCACTTGGTCAATGGGTTAATAAAGAAGTTGGTACTGCAATTGGTATTATTGTATTGGTGATTGGTTGTGTTAAGTGGGCAACAGGTAAGTATGGGCATATGCTTGCATTGTTTGTGATTGGTGGTTTGATGTTCTTGATTTCCAAAGGTCCTGAAACAGTGTTTAATTCAGTATCAGGGCTTTGGAAGTTGATTTTTGGGAGCTGA
- a CDS encoding conjugal transfer protein produces MDKKAYNLKRTFEQPIVMYEFTGSYRWSKGIRLDWVGTLFVIELILILLYLKAGFNTLTSLVPGLTIIYFTVLPYYMTKQLVKLKQDGKKLIFFLWDFMMYVFNIQMRNVHYAYDEEVKYHDKKIIKLK; encoded by the coding sequence ATGGATAAAAAAGCTTACAATTTGAAACGAACATTTGAACAGCCGATTGTGATGTATGAATTTACAGGAAGTTACCGGTGGTCAAAAGGTATTCGTTTAGACTGGGTCGGTACGTTGTTTGTGATTGAATTGATTTTAATATTATTATATCTTAAGGCTGGATTTAATACATTAACGTCTTTAGTACCAGGTTTAACGATTATTTATTTTACAGTACTCCCCTATTATATGACGAAGCAATTAGTAAAATTAAAACAAGATGGTAAGAAACTGATATTCTTTCTTTGGGATTTTATGATGTATGTGTTTAACATTCAAATGCGCAATGTACATTATGCATATGATGAAGAAGTGAAATATCATGACAAGAAAATAATTAAATTGAAATAG